A single window of Lutzomyia longipalpis isolate SR_M1_2022 chromosome 1, ASM2433408v1 DNA harbors:
- the LOC129796870 gene encoding probable JmjC domain-containing histone demethylation protein 2C isoform X2: protein MGDSDSGISSVSSGRTTSSSVCGDDRSTSGSRSSAASLSLSEVSSPTPSSSSSSSSSSQQHQEPVKVWRDPLTVDGGPQVRHVHSVQHHSLMMTPSGHPFQPLPSHVSLLLPPPMYAPELWGKQPTPGSQRFEEDKIARERRDIEYRGSDKHKDIERERMDRQVHQQQQQSHDRQDKQSCTTAEQAVSKHFEESLRNVKDKHMHSAWNLNTLPAQNPVPHLSHISIPAHMIPTVGGIQTSVGGSQVVGSGGVSVVAGNSSSSGASGGSGNNGNSDPSQEDKRRRMEHERLVAAAADRDSREREREREREKELDRLRQQEQQRAYYMQTGVQRAPTKSASDYHRGISIVPPPSKTRREDEKPSPMKDLNTHQPYTLYSGFSGYPPGAFQKDIKTKQEMSLPAPPPLMSDVKHSTGVIVKHDTNAIKQSPMQVVHTPKASHQQQQQQAHYKAVTGGVPVSAGSTPHIMYDYRVAAQQHGAHERYKQQTVSVMASPQSSFGQAVSVTKQQQQQQQQQQQQQQQQSQQSQQVQQVQQVTSQMQQQPSQQQPPPQQSHYVHVQQKSKVSSPAPSHIYGKPSGAGIVSGIPVCRPQESSVHVVSKASSPSPFHAHIYGPPTVPPPPAHSSRSTLYDGRMFTAAPAVKQSMPHSLHGTSPPTATAAPLPISRSPGVMLPVIAQQHVNSVQVAAASNSFQTQPLDLGVSDRSRDEGKVSPKRKGAPMGSSSVSCEIKKKRTEMLPQPPPQMKHHTVQQHYMQHVPHQQPPQHYIIPQQQQLQQQQQQQQHQQNVPLALNMNAQSTNMTPPMSISPLDQRVASPLVTANMTVPHVEAPKVPKQQIHPDGTNPVVTIAPADVANNTKGNMSVTVAATFKVNSIANSIRTNSADGTCRTTTLSDTSSPAPSPELRSSPATPAKILTEPEKSSSPAPKPNAPRHLKKAWLQRHTGEDLEDSTGITGGGSCVKLPLTLNPKPIVSNSDQQTTNSNNITTATTTNSTTHSTVHSIHNVGTMAINSISKTKSIVSGSKINQHPKKSAVINQNNINRDNGHNSDSNQKDDSSSSDQERPPKSPPKRKPIKVKRRKGGARKHADESKKKRQASESDKDSESDKESISDKDSDSTSASLGKKTNGNAAANSAIAKEPRKRGRRPKNAKDDTSTKKKQKDETNPLRDPFCKPPISQLKKTGESFLQDGPCFEVAPKLAKCRECRWTPNQRSKNTPNIFCRFYAFRRLRYTKNGQLAIAGFSDPYKDPKDDDLKLWIPDGDSPPSVLDLQGARFLLAYVADQFCDLVQQEREAMAEHMSEDKTIAWKRVVQGVREMCDVCETTLFNFHWACSKCGFVVCIDCYKGRKHGSDKTWGEIGGKDRDECSWLLCTNKATHEQEKLMLTQIIAGDSLQILTRQMHEARSLWNIPSFCGCPLMVEQHSKATNGVCKEYIRRLLKNDLNGVKKEIKQEGNFGANGAIKQEDNSSALSWLAEVALQNEVKKNGAKEEVVRGGGEKRENSNDSDSDDPSHSTLRELLIRPASKLNGSRTNSPVGKPTTKDPGALAENHDATITTDGLIADEKDPLMEQFQNSYYVSGKDRKMFNNVPIRIMTMIESKSLYPDIAHGWLCDGKLLRLLDPAAANNIKIFQEQWRRGQPVLVSDVAKRLTADLWLPESFSRDFGEDKNDLVNCLNGKLVSNQQMRKFWDGFEYISKRLKTDKGQPMLLKLKDWPPGEDFAEMLPSRFADLMKALPLPEYTQRNGRLNLAGHLPDCFVRPDLGPKMYNAYGSALYPSKGTTNLHLDISDAVNVMMYVGIPKDADEEETIKAAFRAIDEAGCDILTKRRVRDKGELPGALWHIYAPRDADKIRDLLNKITLEKGYCLEPHHDPIHDQQWYLDGPLRERLYKEYGVEGYPIAQCLGDAIFIPAGAPHQVRNLHNCIKVAQDFVSPENVTKCFDLTQEFRNLTDTHSNHEDKLQIKNIIYHAVKDAIGCLSHALNQRITESQMFDIKKEVVPIKKEIKEEEETEDHPAN, encoded by the exons ATGGGTGACAGCGATTCTGGCATATCTTCAGTGAGTTCCGGTCGAACAACATCATCATCTGTGTGTGGGGATGATCGATCAACTTCCGGATCACGCAGTTCAGCTGCATCTCTATCACTATCAGAAGTCTCATCACCAACACCCtcatcatcgtcatcatcGTCCTCAAGTTCACAGCAGCATCAG GAGCCAGTGAAAGTTTGGCGTGATCCCCTAACTGTTGATGGTGGTCCACAGGTGCGACATGTTCACTCAGTGCAGCATCATTCGCTAATGATGACACCATCTGGGCATCCTTTCCAGCCATTGCCATCACACGTGTCGCTCCTTTTGCCACCGCCTATGTATGCTCCTGAGCTGTGGGGCAAGCAACCAACACCAGGAAGTCAACGATttgaagaagataaaattgctag GGAGAGGCGAGATATTGAATATCGCGGAAGTGATAAACACAAAGACATCGAGCGCGAGAGGATGGATCGCCAGGTGCatcagcagcaacaacaaTCACACGATCGTCAAGATAAGCAGTCGTGTACAACGGCCGAGCAGGCTGTGAGCAAACACTTTGAGGAATCTCTTCGTAATGTTAAGGATAAA cATATGCATTCAGCATGGAATCTGAATACCCTGCCGGCACAGAATCCAGTTCCGCACTTGTCCCACATCAGTATACCTGCGCATATGATACCCACGGTGGGTGGTATCCAGACATCAGTGGGGGGAAGCCAAGTGGTGGGTAGTGGTGGTGTTAGTGTAGTGGCAGGAAATTCAAGTAGTAGTGGTGCTAGTGGGGGAAGTGGAAATAATGGGAATAGTGATCCGAGTCAGGAGGACAAACGCCGTCGGATGGAGCACGAACGACTCGTGGCTGCTGCAGCGGATCGGGATAGTAGGGAGCGAGAACGGGAGCGTGAACGTGAAAAGGAACTCGACCGTCTGCGGCAGCAAGAGCAACAGAGAGCATACTACATGCAAACTGGG GTTCAACGAGCACCAACGAAAAGTGCAAGTGACTACCATCGTGGAATTTCAATTGTACCACCGCCGTCAAAAACAAGACGAGAAGATGAGAAACCCAGTCCAATGAAGGATCTCAATACACATCAACCCTATACATTGTATAGTGGTTTTTCCGGATACCCTCCGGGTGCATTTCAAAAGGACATCAag ACAAAACAAGAAATGTCTCTGCCAGCACCACCACCTCTGATGTCTGATGTGAAACATTCGACGGGTGTTATTGTGAAGCACGACACGAATGCAATAAAGCAATCACCAATGCAAGTGGTGCATACACCCAAAGCATCCCaccagcagcaacagcagcaggcTCACTACAAGGCTGTGACTGGTGGTGTACCCGTGTCTGCTGGATCAACACCGCACATTATGTATGATTATCGTGTGGCAGCACAGCAGCATGGTGCTCATGAGAGGTACAAACAGCAGACGGTGTCGGTGATGGCATCACCTCAGTCGTCATTTGGACAGGCGGTGTCTGTGACGAAGcaacagcaacagcagcagcagcaacaacaacagcagcagcagcagcagtctCAGCAATCGCAGCAAGTGCAACAAGTTCAGCAGGTAACGTCTCAAATGCAACAGCAACCATCACAGCAGCAGCCACCACCGCAGCAAAGTCACTATGTGCATGTACAGCAAAAATCGAAGGTTTCCTCACCGGCACCATCTCATATTTATGGGAAGCCCAGCGGTGCGGGAATTGTGAGTGGTATTCCCGTGTGTCGACCACAGGAATCTTCTGTTCACGTGGTGTCCAAAGCATCATCACCGAGCCCCTTCCATGCCCACATCTATGGTCCACCGACTGTTCCGCCACCACCAGCGCACTCATCTCGGTCCACACTGTATGATGGGCGAATGTTTACTGCGGCACCAGCTGTGAAACAATCAATGCCGCACTCACTCCATGGAACATCACCACCGACCGCAACTGCGGCACCCCTTCCCATCTCCAGGTCACCTGGTGTAATGCTACCTGTGATTGCGCAACAGCACGTAAATAGTGTTCAAGTGGCAGCAGCATCAAACTCTTTCCAGACGCAACCGCTTGATCTCGGTGTGTCAGATAGGAGTCGCGATGAGGGTAAGGTGTCACCAAAGAGAAAGGGGGCACCAATGGGTAGTAGTAGTGTGTCGTGTgagattaagaagaaaaggaCTGAAATGCTACCGCAGCCACCGCCACAAATGAAGCATCATACAGTGCAACAGCACTATATGCAACATGTGCCACATCAACAACCACCTCAACACTATATCATaccgcagcagcagcaactgcagcaacagcagcaacagcagcagcatcagCAAAATGTACCATTGGCATTAAATATGAATGCCCAATCGACAAATATGACGCCACCCATGTCAATAAGTCCGCTGGATCAGAGAGTAGCGTCACCCCTGGTCACTGCCAATATGACAGTTCCTCATGTGGAGGCGCCAAAAGTGCCAAAGCAACAAATACATCCCGATGGGACCAATCCTGTTGTCACAATTGCCCCAGCGGATGTGGCAAATAATACAAAAGGAAATATGAGTGTTACAGTGGCGGCAACATTCAAAGTTAACTCCATTGCTAATTCCATACGAACAAATTCTGCCGATGGTACCTGCCGTACGACGACACTCAGTGATACCTCTAGTCCGGCACCCAGCCCGGAATTGCGAAGTTCACCAGCAACTCCAGCTAAAATTCTTACTGAACCAGAAAAATCATCTAGTCCCG CTCCCAAACCCAATGCACCACGACATCTAAAGAAAGCCTGGCTTCAGCGTCATACGGGGGAAGATTTGGAAGATAGTACGGGTATAACGGGTGGTGGAAGCTGCGTAAAATTGCCACTTACACTCAATCCCAAGCCAATTGTAAGCAATAGCGATCAACAGACCACAAATAGCAATAATATTACAACAGCTACAACAACAAATTCCACAACACACTCAACGGTCCATTCAATACACAATGTGGGGACAATGGCAATTAATAGTATCAGTAAAACCAAATCTAtag tTAGTGGAAGTAAGATAAATCAACATCCGAAAAAGAGTGCTGTTATCAATCAAAACAACATCAATCGTGACAATGGACACAATTCCGATTCAAATCAAAAGGATGATAGTTCCAGTTCAGATCAG GAACGTCCTCCAAAGAGTCCTCCAAAGCGTAAACCCATTAAAGTGAAACGACGCAAGGGTGGTGCTAGGAAGCATGCGGATGAGAGTAAAAAGAAGAGG CAGGCAAGTGAAAGCGATAAGGATAGTGAAAGTGATAAGGAAAGTATATCCGATAAGGATAGTGATAGTACGAGTGCGTCATTGGGGAAAAAGACAAATGGAAATGCAGCAGCAAATTCAGCAATTGCCAAGGAGCCACGAAAACGTGGAAGACGTCCAAAAAACGCAAAAGATGATACAAG tactaaaaaaaagcaaaaagacgAGACGAATCCCCTGAGAGATCCATTCTGCAAGCCACCAATATCGCAGCTGAAGAAGACGGGGGAGTCATTTCTTCAAGATGGGCCGTGCTTCGAAGTGGCACCCAAATTGGCCAAATGCCGTGAATGTCGCTGGACACCAAATCAACGTTCCAAGAATACAccaaatatattttgtcgCTTCTATGCTTTCCGCCGCTTGAG ATACACAAAGAATGGTCAGCTGGCAATTGCTGGCTTTTCGGATCCCTACAAAGATCCAAAGGATGATGATTTGAAGCTTTGGATTCCCGATGGGGATAGCCCACCCAGTGTGTTGGATTTGCAAGGAGCAAGATTCCTTCTTGCCTATGTTGCTGatcaattttgtgatttagtACAACAGGAGAGGGAAGCAATGGCTGAACACATGTCAGAAG ATAAAACAATCGCATGGAAGCGAGTGGTCCAAGGTGTTAGGGAGATGTGCGATGTGTGCGAGACCACACTGTTCAATTTCCACTGGGCCTGCAGCAAGTGCGGTTTTGTGGTTTGCATTGATTGCTACAAG GGCCGAAAGCATGGATCTGACAAGACATGGGGTGAAATTGGTGGAAAAGATCGTGATGAGTGCTCATGGTTGCTTTGCACCAATAAAGCAACACACGAACAGGAGAAGTTGATGCTGACACAGATAATTGCGGGTGATTCACTGCAAATTCTCACGCGTCAGATGCACGAGGCGAGATCACTGTGGAATATCCCATCCTTCTGTGGGTGTCCCCTTATGGTGGAGCAACATTCAAAGGCAACAAATGGTGTGTGCAAGGAGTACATTAGGCGTCTCCTGAAGAATGATCTCAATGGTGTGAAGAAGGAAATTAAGCAGGAAGGAAATTTTGGTGCAAATGGTGCAATAAAGCAAGAGGATAATTCATCGGCACTATCGTGGCTAGCGGAAGTTGCGCTGCAGAatgaagtgaagaaaaatgggGCAAAAGAGGAAGTGGTGCGCGGTGGGGgtgagaagagagaaaattcaaatgattccGATTCCGATGATCCATCACATTCAACACTCAGAGAACTCCTCATACGACCAGCAAGTAAACTCAATGGAAGTCGTACAAATTCCCCCGTTGGGAAGCCAACAACAAAAGATCCGGGAGCTTTGGCGGAAAATCACGATGCAACCATCACAACGGATGGACTCATTGCAGATGAGAAGGATCCATTGATGGAGCAATTTCAGAATTCCTACTACGTCTCTGGGAAGGAtaggaaaatgtttaataatgTTCCAATTAGAATTATGACGATGATTGAGTCGAAATCTCTGTATCCGGACATTGCACACGGATGGCTGTGTGATGGGAAACTTTTGAGACTTTTAGATCCAGCAGCTGCGAAtaatataaagatttttcaagagCAATGGCGCCGTGGACAGCCAGTTCTTGTGTCGGATGTGGCAAAGAGATTAACGGCAGATTTGTGGCTTCCTGAATCATTTTCACGTGATTTTGGGGAGGATAAGAATGACCTTGTGAATTGTCTCAATGGGAAATTAGTGTCAAATCAGCAAATGCGAAAATTCTGGGATGGCTTTGAGTACATTAGTAAGCGCCTGAAGACGGATAAGGGGCAACCGATGTTGCTGAAATTAAAAGACTGGCCACCAGGGGAGGATTTTGCCGAGATGCTACCAAGTCGTTTTGCTGATCTCATGAAGGCACTACCACTGCCTGAGTACACACAACGCAATGGACGATTGAATTTGGCTGGGCATCTACCGGATTGTTTTGTACGTCCGGATTTGGGGCCAAAAATGTACAATGCCTATGGATCGGCACTCTATCCATCCAAGGGAACAACAAATCTCCATTTGGACATTTCAGATGCAGTGAATGTGATGATGTATGTTGGCATACCGAAGGATGCTGATGAGGAGGAGACAATAAAGGCGGCTTTTCGTGCTATTGACGAAGCAGGATGCGATATTTTGACGAAGCGTCGGGTGCGTGATAAGGGTGAACTTCCGGGGGCGCTTTGGCACATCTATGCCCCGCGAGATGCAGACAAAATACGGGATTTACTAAATAAGATTACATTGGAGAAGGGATACTGTCTTGAACCGCATCATGATCCCATTCACGATCAACAGTGGTACCTCGATGGACCACTACGGGAGCGTCTGTACAAGGAGTACGGCGTCGAAGGGTATCCCATTGCTCAATGTCTTGGGGATGCAATCTTCATTCCGGCTGGGGCACCGCATCAAGTGCGAAATTTGCACAATTGCATAAAGGTGGCGCAGGATTTTGTCTCACCGGAAAATGTGACAAAGTGCTTTGATCTCACGCAAGAATTTCGAAATCTCACTGATACACACTCCAATCATGAGGATAAGTTGCAAATTAAGAATATCATCTACCATGCTGTCAAAGATGCCATTGGATGTCTCTCCCATGCGCTAAATCAGCGCATTACGGAAAGTCAGATGTTTGACATCAAAAAGGAGGTGGTGCCCATTAAGAAGGAGATTAAGGAAGAGGAGGAGACTGAGGATCATCCGGCAAACTAA